A window of the Rhizobium brockwellii genome harbors these coding sequences:
- a CDS encoding sigma-54-dependent transcriptional regulator, which translates to MNDAKILLVDDEEELRRSTAQALELSGFSVETYSNGDHVLELIGYSFPGVVVSDIRMPGIDGMTLMQKIRELDPEVPVILVTGHGDVQLAVKAMREGAYDFIEKPFTPEMLAGVIRRAMERRGLVLENRLLKAVAGKRDDIEARLPGRTQVMVDLRYRIRAIGASDADTLIVGETGAGKEVVARALHDISARASRPFIAINCAALPANLIESELFGHEVGAFPGAVRPRYGKFEHGRGGTILLDEIGSMPFDLQAKFLRVLQERVISRLGSNEVVALDVRFIATSKVDLEAEVAAGRFRADLFYRLNVATLHVPSLSQRRADVPLLFLQLVREAAARYGRDEMVVPPDVISDIAQRDWPGNVRELRNAADRLVLGLDNGGRQAEEATGLAERVAEFERGVIASALVAHGGSLRPVYESLGISRKTLYEKMQKYGLDKRMLTTES; encoded by the coding sequence ATGAATGATGCAAAGATCCTGCTGGTTGACGACGAGGAGGAACTGCGCCGCTCGACGGCGCAGGCGCTGGAGCTCTCCGGCTTCAGCGTCGAGACCTATTCGAACGGCGACCACGTGCTGGAACTGATCGGCTACAGCTTTCCCGGCGTCGTCGTCAGCGATATCCGCATGCCCGGCATCGACGGCATGACGCTGATGCAGAAGATCCGTGAGCTCGACCCGGAGGTGCCGGTCATTCTCGTCACCGGCCACGGCGACGTTCAGCTTGCGGTGAAGGCGATGCGCGAAGGCGCCTATGATTTCATCGAGAAGCCATTCACGCCCGAGATGCTTGCCGGGGTCATCCGCCGGGCGATGGAGCGGCGCGGCCTGGTGCTCGAAAACCGGCTGCTGAAGGCGGTTGCCGGCAAGCGCGACGATATCGAGGCGCGGCTGCCGGGGCGCACGCAGGTGATGGTGGATCTGCGCTACCGCATCCGGGCGATCGGGGCGAGCGACGCCGATACGCTGATCGTCGGCGAGACCGGGGCCGGCAAGGAGGTGGTGGCGCGGGCGCTCCATGACATCAGCGCCCGGGCGAGCCGGCCGTTCATCGCGATCAATTGTGCCGCACTGCCGGCAAACCTGATCGAGAGCGAGCTCTTCGGCCATGAGGTGGGGGCATTTCCGGGTGCGGTAAGGCCGCGTTATGGAAAATTCGAACATGGGCGCGGCGGCACGATCCTGCTCGACGAGATCGGCTCCATGCCCTTCGACCTGCAGGCAAAGTTCCTGCGGGTGCTGCAGGAACGGGTCATCTCCAGGCTCGGATCGAACGAAGTGGTGGCCCTCGACGTGCGCTTTATCGCCACGAGCAAGGTCGATCTGGAGGCGGAGGTGGCGGCCGGGCGTTTCCGCGCCGACCTCTTCTATCGGCTGAATGTCGCGACGCTGCACGTGCCGTCGCTGTCGCAGCGGCGGGCGGATGTTCCGCTGCTTTTCCTGCAGCTGGTGCGGGAGGCGGCTGCCCGCTACGGCCGGGACGAGATGGTCGTGCCGCCGGACGTGATTTCCGACATCGCTCAGCGCGACTGGCCCGGCAATGTGCGTGAATTGAGGAATGCCGCAGACCGTCTGGTCCTCGGTCTCGACAATGGCGGGCGCCAAGCCGAGGAGGCGACCGGGCTTGCGGAGCGCGTCGCCGAATTCGAACGCGGGGTCATTGCCAGCGCGCTGGTGGCGCATGGCGGCAGCCTCAGGCCGGTCTATGAGTCGCTCGGCATTTCCCGGAAGACACTCTACGAAAAGATGCAGAAATACGGTCTCGATAAGCGGATGCTGACAACCGAAAGCTAG
- a CDS encoding sensor histidine kinase, which yields MVPLIIFSFFTYGSAIATRAYMEEASAQAGTALRLAVSALSGHLNRYEALPALIADHDDIKELVSAPEDAALRDAANLYLKEINGLLKSSDIYVVKPDGETIAASNYDGPGSFVGQNFSYRPYFQDAIEGRQARFYALGTTSLKRGYYFAAPIRIDADIRGVIVFKVDIDTIESSWGGGEYRIFVSDPEGIIFMSGSPEWLYGAILPLTADRVARTEASRRYANARLAALPVTRHHFEQHELMTLASERGSSEYLVLSHYMPAEDWTVNVLMETSSIRAQARTALAAVFLILCIAGLTVAVLRQRRARLAERMQMQAEARNELERRVDERTADLARVNSRIEEEIAERRLTEQQLRQTQADLIQAGKLAGLGQMSAALSHEFNQPLAAAKTYTDSASVLIDRGRTEEARDNIRRIGGLIDRMAAISRHLRNFARKPNEKLGPVSLDEAMRDTLEIIAWRLKAADAELLLALGPRPPVVRAGSVRLQQVLVNVISNAADAVEGLDDRRIEVSAFEEAGKVVLTVRDHGPGVPAAIAERIFDPFFTTKGVGKGLGLGLSISYNIIKDFGGSLTAANHPEGGAVFRIELQSAAGLMPEAAE from the coding sequence GTGGTGCCGCTGATCATCTTCTCCTTCTTCACCTATGGGAGCGCGATTGCGACGCGCGCCTATATGGAGGAAGCCTCGGCGCAGGCAGGAACGGCGCTGCGCCTTGCCGTTTCGGCACTCAGCGGCCATCTCAACCGCTACGAGGCGTTGCCGGCGCTGATCGCCGATCACGACGACATCAAGGAACTGGTGAGCGCGCCTGAGGATGCGGCGCTGCGCGATGCGGCCAATCTCTATCTCAAGGAGATCAACGGGCTGCTGAAATCCTCCGATATCTATGTGGTCAAGCCAGACGGAGAGACGATCGCGGCCAGCAATTACGATGGGCCGGGAAGCTTCGTCGGACAGAATTTCAGCTACAGGCCCTATTTCCAGGATGCGATTGAAGGCCGGCAGGCGCGGTTCTATGCGCTCGGCACAACCTCGCTGAAGCGCGGCTATTATTTCGCCGCGCCGATCCGGATCGATGCGGATATTCGTGGCGTCATCGTCTTCAAGGTCGATATCGACACGATCGAATCCTCCTGGGGCGGCGGCGAATACAGGATTTTCGTCTCCGATCCCGAGGGCATCATTTTCATGTCCGGCAGCCCGGAATGGCTCTACGGCGCGATCCTGCCGCTGACGGCCGACCGTGTCGCCCGCACCGAGGCCTCGCGGCGTTATGCCAATGCCAGGCTGGCGGCGTTGCCGGTGACGCGTCACCACTTCGAGCAGCATGAGCTGATGACGCTGGCCAGCGAGCGCGGTTCGAGCGAATATCTGGTGCTCTCGCATTACATGCCGGCCGAGGACTGGACGGTGAACGTGCTGATGGAGACGAGTTCCATCCGCGCCCAGGCGCGCACGGCGCTTGCTGCCGTGTTTCTCATCCTGTGCATTGCCGGGCTTACGGTGGCCGTCCTTCGCCAGCGGCGGGCGCGGCTTGCCGAGCGCATGCAGATGCAGGCCGAGGCCCGCAACGAGCTGGAGAGGCGCGTCGATGAGCGCACGGCCGATCTTGCCCGCGTCAACAGCCGCATCGAAGAGGAGATCGCCGAGCGGCGGCTGACCGAGCAGCAGCTTCGACAGACGCAAGCGGACCTCATCCAGGCGGGCAAGCTTGCCGGGCTGGGGCAGATGTCGGCTGCGCTTTCGCACGAGTTCAACCAGCCGCTCGCCGCTGCCAAGACCTATACGGACAGCGCCTCCGTTCTCATCGACCGTGGGCGGACGGAGGAGGCGCGGGACAATATCCGCCGTATCGGCGGGCTGATCGACCGTATGGCTGCGATCAGCCGGCACCTGCGCAACTTCGCCCGCAAGCCGAACGAGAAGCTCGGTCCCGTTTCCCTCGACGAGGCGATGCGCGATACGCTGGAGATCATCGCCTGGCGGCTGAAGGCGGCGGATGCCGAACTGCTGCTCGCTCTCGGGCCGCGTCCGCCGGTGGTGCGCGCCGGTTCGGTGCGTCTGCAGCAGGTGCTGGTGAACGTGATCTCGAATGCGGCCGATGCGGTGGAAGGGCTGGATGATCGGCGCATCGAGGTTTCGGCCTTCGAGGAGGCCGGAAAGGTGGTGCTGACGGTGCGGGACCATGGACCGGGCGTGCCGGCGGCGATCGCCGAACGTATCTTCGACCCGTTCTTCACGACGAAGGGCGTCGGCAAGGGGCTCGGCCTCGGGCTTTCGATTTCCTACAACATCATCAAGGATTTCGGCGGCAGCCTGACTGCTGCCAATCATCCCGAAGGAGGCGCGGTGTTCCGCATCGAGCTGCAATCGGCGGCAGGATTGATGCCGGAGGCAGCGGAATGA
- a CDS encoding sulfite oxidase-like oxidoreductase has product MSDDQTPADNKLTTSKRRWAAEGKFLTGRISRPEAERLPPGQHLVKNWPVLDLGQQPVISTDTWRLEVRGLVETPLTLTWADFQAIEQSTGVSDIHCVTTWSRYDNKWKGVSTRNLLDLAMPKPQAAYVMLTSYDGYTTNLPLADFAAEDAILATAWEGLPLTREHGGPMRLVVPHLYFWKSAKWLRRIELMPADQAGFWEKNGYHIYGDPWREQRYSDD; this is encoded by the coding sequence ATGAGCGACGACCAGACGCCCGCCGATAACAAACTCACCACATCCAAGCGCCGCTGGGCGGCAGAGGGCAAGTTCCTGACCGGCCGTATCAGCCGTCCCGAAGCCGAGCGCCTGCCGCCCGGCCAGCACCTCGTTAAGAACTGGCCGGTGCTCGATCTCGGCCAGCAGCCTGTCATCTCGACCGATACCTGGCGGCTCGAGGTGCGCGGCCTCGTCGAAACGCCGCTCACCCTCACCTGGGCCGACTTCCAGGCGATCGAACAGAGCACGGGGGTGAGCGATATCCACTGCGTCACCACATGGTCGCGCTACGACAACAAATGGAAGGGCGTTTCGACGCGCAATCTGCTCGACCTCGCCATGCCGAAGCCGCAAGCAGCTTACGTCATGCTGACGAGTTATGACGGCTATACCACCAACCTGCCGCTCGCCGATTTCGCCGCAGAGGATGCGATCCTCGCCACCGCCTGGGAAGGCCTGCCGCTGACGCGGGAGCATGGCGGCCCGATGCGCCTCGTCGTGCCGCATCTCTATTTCTGGAAAAGCGCCAAATGGCTGCGCCGCATCGAGCTGATGCCCGCCGATCAGGCCGGCTTCTGGGAAAAGAACGGCTACCACATCTATGGCGATCCGTGGCGCGAGCAGCGCTATTCCGACGATTGA
- a CDS encoding CbtA family protein produces the protein MVGNLLLRGMLAGLIAGILVFAFAHTFGEPLVDAAIAFEEASAQAAGEAAEPEIVSRATQAGLGLFTGVMAYSVAVGGLFALAFAFVHGRFSSLSARGTSAVIAIAAFVAVVVVPSIKYPANPPAVGNPDTIGVRTELFFLMIVVSLAALVAAVVLSRRLSERFGLWNGAIIAGIVYLVFIGVVLYLLPPINEVPENFSAMVLWRFRTTSLGMHVILWATLGLAFGALAEKRLAVRGGQRSRPATAFH, from the coding sequence ATGGTTGGAAACCTTCTGCTTCGCGGCATGCTCGCGGGCCTGATTGCTGGTATCCTCGTTTTCGCTTTCGCCCATACCTTCGGTGAGCCGCTGGTCGATGCGGCGATCGCCTTTGAGGAGGCGAGCGCCCAGGCGGCCGGCGAAGCTGCCGAACCTGAAATCGTCAGCCGCGCCACGCAAGCCGGTCTCGGCCTTTTCACCGGCGTCATGGCCTACAGCGTCGCCGTCGGCGGGCTCTTCGCACTTGCCTTCGCTTTCGTACACGGCCGTTTCAGCAGCCTTTCGGCGCGCGGCACCTCGGCCGTCATCGCCATTGCCGCCTTCGTGGCGGTCGTCGTCGTTCCCAGTATCAAGTATCCGGCCAATCCGCCGGCGGTCGGCAATCCCGACACGATCGGCGTCAGGACCGAGCTGTTCTTCCTGATGATCGTCGTCTCGCTTGCGGCGCTGGTTGCCGCAGTGGTGCTGTCGCGCCGCCTTTCCGAGCGTTTCGGTCTCTGGAACGGCGCGATCATCGCCGGCATCGTCTATCTCGTCTTCATCGGCGTCGTGCTCTATCTGCTGCCGCCGATCAACGAGGTGCCGGAGAACTTCTCGGCGATGGTGCTCTGGCGGTTCCGCACGACCTCACTCGGCATGCATGTGATCCTCTGGGCAACGCTCGGCCTCGCCTTCGGGGCGCTGGCGGAAAAGCGACTTGCGGTCAGGGGTGGACAACGCAGCCGGCCGGCCACGGCATTTCACTGA
- a CDS encoding CbtB domain-containing protein, whose product MSDTTFAPVAVPAPIPVGEILPWAIFGGLLMLIVLYFVGTEEGAMAMFNGMYVHEFVHDGRHLLGFPCH is encoded by the coding sequence ATGTCTGACACCACTTTCGCGCCCGTTGCTGTACCGGCGCCGATCCCTGTAGGCGAGATCCTGCCTTGGGCGATCTTCGGCGGCCTGCTAATGCTCATCGTCCTCTATTTCGTCGGCACCGAGGAAGGTGCGATGGCGATGTTCAACGGCATGTATGTGCACGAATTCGTGCATGACGGTCGCCATCTCCTCGGCTTTCCCTGCCACTAA
- a CDS encoding histidine phosphatase family protein translates to MNTRLTWICHGGTAASRKALFPLDEPLEDKAVEEAGRMIAPPRADRIATSPALRARQTADALGFEAQIDQALRDCDHGRWAGRSITTIGTEEPENLMGWMSDPEAAPHGGESLVDLRKRIAGWMDGQAVLDGHVIAISHAAVIRAAIVHVLQAPLSSFWLSDVEPLSVISMTSNKQRWSLRFQH, encoded by the coding sequence GTGAACACGCGCCTCACCTGGATCTGCCATGGCGGGACGGCAGCAAGCCGCAAGGCCCTGTTCCCGCTCGACGAACCGCTGGAGGACAAGGCAGTAGAGGAGGCCGGCAGGATGATCGCCCCGCCCCGCGCCGACCGTATAGCCACGAGCCCCGCCTTGCGCGCCCGTCAGACTGCTGACGCGCTCGGCTTCGAAGCCCAAATAGATCAGGCGCTTCGCGATTGCGACCATGGCCGCTGGGCCGGCAGGTCGATCACGACGATCGGGACCGAAGAACCCGAAAACCTCATGGGGTGGATGAGCGATCCGGAAGCGGCCCCGCATGGCGGCGAGAGCCTTGTTGATCTGCGCAAGCGCATCGCCGGCTGGATGGATGGCCAGGCCGTCCTCGACGGTCACGTCATTGCAATCAGCCATGCGGCCGTCATCCGGGCAGCGATCGTGCATGTGCTTCAGGCGCCGCTCTCCTCCTTCTGGTTGAGCGACGTCGAGCCGCTTTCCGTCATCAGCATGACCAGCAACAAACAGCGCTGGTCTCTGCGCTTCCAGCATTAG
- a CDS encoding putative bifunctional diguanylate cyclase/phosphodiesterase, with the protein MPVFFQSRAGRQCVSIVVSGVTLWLLGTLLQLDDSLVAFMTGFGEYGADKLVLALGIAGAMSFIYSVLRIADLRKEMDLRAAAQAKADWTATHDHLTKLPNRYAFERKILSRPIKDDEAEIEEWDRNVTIFSVDLDGFKKVNDLVGHKGGDILLIEVARRICALGNADCVYRFGGDEFIIVAFALTAQREERFAKLLIQAVTRPIHIDGFAVEVGASVGYDRWAEGAEPLEDAAHRADLAMYEAKSRGPNHYFVFEPSMQDKVTERAALETRLRAAISNKAIRPFYQPLIDLKTGQLCGFEALARWIGDDGIYIPPPVFIDIAEETGMITALFEDLLTQACSDALTWPEHVILSFNVSPVQMEDKLLTSRILKVLSASRLPPQRLEVEITENALIQDPAVAAAILDELHAAGIQIALDDFGTGYSSLAQLSRYRFDKIKIDKSFIATYRDDERQEKIVRAMLGLGRSLNIKTTAEGIEEHGQLAFLLQLGCDIGQGYLFGKAMPAAEAGIFISDRNTKLASTG; encoded by the coding sequence ATGCCGGTGTTTTTCCAAAGCAGAGCCGGACGGCAATGCGTGTCGATCGTGGTGTCTGGCGTGACCCTCTGGCTTCTCGGCACGCTGCTACAGCTCGACGACAGCCTAGTCGCCTTCATGACCGGTTTCGGCGAGTACGGCGCCGACAAGCTCGTTCTAGCGCTCGGCATCGCCGGCGCCATGAGCTTCATCTATTCGGTGCTGCGCATCGCCGACCTGCGTAAGGAAATGGACTTGCGCGCCGCCGCCCAGGCAAAGGCCGATTGGACCGCAACCCACGACCATCTGACCAAGCTGCCGAACCGCTACGCCTTCGAGCGCAAGATCCTCTCACGGCCAATCAAGGACGACGAGGCCGAAATCGAGGAGTGGGACCGCAACGTCACCATCTTCTCCGTTGACCTCGACGGCTTCAAGAAGGTCAATGACCTCGTCGGCCACAAGGGCGGCGACATCCTGTTGATCGAAGTTGCCAGACGCATCTGCGCGCTCGGCAATGCCGATTGCGTCTATCGCTTCGGCGGCGACGAATTCATCATCGTCGCATTCGCCCTGACGGCGCAGCGCGAGGAGCGTTTTGCCAAGCTGCTGATCCAGGCCGTCACCCGGCCGATCCATATCGATGGCTTTGCCGTCGAAGTCGGCGCCAGCGTCGGCTATGACCGCTGGGCCGAGGGGGCCGAACCGCTGGAAGATGCCGCCCACCGTGCCGACCTTGCAATGTACGAGGCGAAATCACGCGGGCCCAACCATTATTTCGTCTTCGAACCTTCGATGCAGGACAAGGTAACGGAACGCGCCGCACTGGAAACCAGGCTGCGCGCCGCAATCTCCAACAAGGCGATCAGGCCCTTCTATCAGCCGCTAATCGACCTGAAGACCGGTCAGCTTTGCGGCTTTGAGGCGCTCGCGCGCTGGATTGGCGACGACGGTATCTATATTCCGCCGCCAGTCTTCATCGATATTGCCGAGGAAACCGGCATGATCACCGCATTGTTCGAGGACCTTCTCACCCAGGCCTGCAGCGACGCCCTCACCTGGCCGGAGCATGTGATTTTGTCCTTCAACGTCTCGCCGGTGCAGATGGAAGACAAATTGCTGACGTCGCGCATTCTCAAGGTCCTTTCGGCAAGCCGGCTGCCGCCGCAGCGCCTGGAAGTGGAGATCACCGAAAACGCGCTGATCCAGGATCCCGCCGTCGCCGCCGCCATTCTCGACGAGCTGCACGCCGCCGGCATCCAGATCGCACTCGACGATTTCGGCACGGGCTATTCGAGCCTCGCCCAGCTCTCCCGCTATCGTTTCGACAAGATCAAGATCGACAAAAGCTTCATCGCCACCTATCGCGACGACGAGCGCCAGGAAAAGATCGTCCGCGCCATGCTCGGCCTCGGCAGGAGCCTCAACATCAAGACGACTGCGGAAGGCATCGAGGAGCACGGCCAGCTCGCCTTCCTGCTGCAGCTCGGCTGCGACATCGGCCAGGGCTATCTCTTCGGCAAGGCGATGCCCGCCGCCGAGGCGGGCATCTTCATCAGCGATCGCAATACCAAATTGGCCTCGACGGGCTGA
- a CDS encoding inorganic phosphate transporter, translated as MADIAPSQVHSDASHPLHSSNSAGKWFLPVFALVLVCGLGYVAYALARDLTTAVAVPWILLGLALLIALGFEFVNGFHDTANAVATVIYTRSMPAEFAVIWSGFFNFLGVLTSSGAVAFGILALLPVELILQVGSGSGLAMVFALLIAAIVWNLGTWYLGLPSSSSHTLVGSIIGVGLANQFLAPAGTATSGVDWSQATNIGLSLLISPLIGFGLSAVLLLVMKLLVRNKALYAEPKGNQPPPLWIRAILIFTCTGVSFAHGSNDGQKGMGLIMLILIGLVPTAFALNRTPDVNYLEAYKSASAQVETALGKYVKPGVTVADYKAEVSDAVKNKTWTDATTPALQQYIHQTSAEVAGFPTLEAVPTNLVGNVRNDIYLIGEALKLIDKQKLLPMDAGDLAAVTNYHKAVDNATKFIPLWVKVAVAIALGLGTMVGWKRIVVTVGEKIGKTHLTYGQGAAAEVVAMVTIASADHLGLPVSTTHVLSSGVAGTMAANGSGLQWSTVRNMLMAWVLTLPASIAIAFVLFVIMRQVF; from the coding sequence ATGGCCGATATTGCCCCCAGCCAGGTTCATAGCGACGCTTCCCACCCGCTTCACAGTTCGAATTCGGCCGGCAAGTGGTTCTTGCCGGTGTTCGCACTCGTTCTGGTTTGCGGCCTTGGATATGTCGCCTATGCACTCGCCCGCGACCTGACGACCGCAGTTGCCGTTCCCTGGATTCTTCTAGGGCTTGCGCTGCTCATCGCGCTCGGCTTCGAGTTCGTCAACGGCTTCCATGATACGGCCAATGCCGTTGCCACCGTGATCTACACCCGTTCCATGCCGGCGGAATTCGCCGTCATCTGGTCCGGCTTCTTCAACTTCCTCGGCGTGCTGACCTCGAGCGGTGCCGTCGCCTTCGGCATTCTGGCACTGCTGCCAGTGGAATTGATCCTACAGGTCGGCTCCGGTTCCGGCCTTGCCATGGTTTTCGCGCTGCTGATTGCCGCGATCGTCTGGAACCTCGGCACCTGGTATCTCGGCCTGCCGTCGTCGAGCTCTCACACGCTGGTCGGCTCGATCATCGGCGTCGGCCTCGCCAACCAGTTCCTGGCACCGGCAGGCACTGCGACAAGCGGCGTCGACTGGTCGCAGGCGACCAATATTGGCCTGTCGCTTTTGATCTCTCCGCTGATCGGCTTCGGCCTGTCCGCTGTTCTCCTGCTGGTCATGAAGCTTCTGGTGCGCAACAAGGCGCTCTATGCCGAACCGAAGGGCAACCAGCCGCCGCCGCTCTGGATCCGTGCCATCCTGATCTTCACCTGCACCGGCGTCAGCTTCGCCCACGGCTCCAACGACGGCCAGAAGGGCATGGGCCTCATCATGCTGATCCTGATCGGCCTGGTGCCGACGGCTTTCGCGCTGAACCGCACGCCGGATGTCAACTATCTCGAAGCCTACAAGTCGGCATCAGCCCAGGTGGAAACCGCACTCGGCAAATATGTGAAGCCGGGCGTTACGGTCGCGGACTACAAGGCCGAAGTCAGCGACGCCGTCAAGAACAAGACATGGACGGATGCGACGACGCCGGCCCTGCAGCAATATATCCACCAGACGAGCGCCGAAGTCGCCGGCTTCCCGACGCTCGAAGCGGTGCCGACCAATCTCGTCGGCAACGTCCGCAACGACATCTACCTGATCGGCGAGGCGCTGAAGCTGATCGACAAGCAGAAGCTGCTGCCGATGGATGCCGGCGACCTGGCGGCGGTGACGAATTACCACAAGGCAGTCGACAACGCGACCAAGTTCATCCCGCTCTGGGTGAAGGTGGCGGTCGCGATTGCGCTTGGCCTCGGAACGATGGTGGGCTGGAAGCGCATCGTCGTTACCGTCGGCGAAAAGATCGGCAAGACGCATCTGACCTATGGTCAGGGCGCGGCAGCTGAAGTCGTGGCGATGGTCACCATCGCTTCCGCCGACCATCTCGGCCTGCCGGTCTCGACCACGCATGTGCTGTCGTCAGGCGTTGCCGGCACCATGGCGGCCAACGGTTCCGGCCTGCAATGGTCGACCGTGCGTAACATGCTGATGGCCTGGGTGTTGACGCTGCCGGCCTCGATCGCGATCGCCTTCGTGCTGTTCGTGATCATGCGCCAGGTTTTTTAA
- a CDS encoding acetate/propionate family kinase produces the protein MSSTDLLLTFNTGSSTVKIGIFAIDGAEARRIGKGVIDFRAEPLSLGLTKGSQIVEMPLKAAVTEDLHGVIDETFARLADHFDMTAARAAGHRVVHGGDRFTRAIVLDDTAIDAVDALTPLAPLHQPQALRFIRALKHLKPHLAQTASFDTAFHATQDDLVRRFAIPRTLHDEGIKRYGFHGLSYKFTAGELRRKAPRAAKVVVAHLGSGASLCALDDGVSRDCSMGFSTLDGIPMATRPGWLDPGVILHLAGQRKQSFKEIEDLLYHRSGLLGVSGISADTRELLKDGRPEARQAIELFTLRIAGEIGRMAATLGGLDAIVFTAGIGEHQPEIRAGVAKRLFWLGLATDERANAANDFTISTRESRIAAHVIATDEEQIIAEEALSVLRSD, from the coding sequence ATGTCATCGACCGACCTGCTGCTGACCTTCAACACCGGCTCCTCGACCGTTAAGATCGGCATCTTCGCGATAGACGGCGCCGAGGCACGGCGCATCGGCAAGGGCGTGATCGATTTCCGCGCCGAACCGCTGTCGCTCGGCCTGACGAAAGGATCGCAGATAGTCGAGATGCCGTTGAAGGCCGCGGTGACCGAAGATCTGCACGGCGTCATCGATGAGACCTTCGCGCGTCTCGCCGATCATTTCGACATGACCGCCGCGCGCGCTGCCGGCCACCGCGTCGTCCATGGCGGCGACCGGTTTACCAGGGCGATCGTCCTCGACGACACCGCAATCGATGCCGTCGATGCGCTGACCCCGCTGGCACCCCTGCACCAGCCGCAGGCGCTGCGTTTCATCCGCGCGCTCAAGCATCTGAAACCGCATCTTGCCCAAACGGCCTCCTTCGATACCGCCTTTCATGCGACGCAGGACGATCTCGTTCGCCGCTTCGCCATTCCCCGTACGCTTCATGACGAGGGCATCAAGCGTTACGGCTTCCACGGCCTTTCCTATAAATTCACCGCCGGAGAGCTTCGCCGCAAGGCGCCGCGCGCGGCAAAGGTGGTCGTCGCCCATCTCGGTAGCGGCGCCAGCCTCTGCGCATTGGATGACGGCGTCAGCCGCGATTGCAGCATGGGCTTTTCGACGCTCGATGGCATCCCGATGGCGACGCGCCCAGGCTGGCTCGATCCCGGCGTCATTCTGCATCTGGCCGGTCAAAGGAAACAATCCTTCAAGGAGATCGAGGACCTGCTCTATCATCGCAGCGGCCTGCTCGGCGTCTCCGGCATCAGCGCCGATACGCGCGAGCTGTTGAAGGACGGCCGGCCGGAGGCGCGCCAGGCGATCGAGCTATTCACGCTGCGCATTGCCGGCGAAATCGGCCGCATGGCGGCAACGCTTGGTGGCCTTGACGCCATCGTCTTCACCGCCGGCATCGGCGAGCATCAACCGGAGATCCGCGCCGGCGTGGCCAAGCGGCTGTTCTGGCTTGGCCTTGCAACCGACGAAAGGGCCAATGCTGCCAATGATTTCACCATCAGTACGCGGGAAAGCCGCATCGCCGCCCATGTCATCGCCACCGATGAGGAGCAGATCATCGCCGAGGAGGCACTGTCCGTTCTTCGCAGTGACTGA